The Lactuca sativa cultivar Salinas chromosome 2, Lsat_Salinas_v11, whole genome shotgun sequence genome includes the window ACTGCACCCGATATCCAAAATGCTTAAAAGCTTAATATTTCTTACATCTTCATCTTCACTGGTTCCGGATTGATGGTTTCTTTCGGTGTATATAGGTTTACCGACAGATTTGAAATGGGGACCAACTGAAATGTACATGTTTATTGAATTATTGATAGAATCGTGTTTATTCTAAAGTTTAATGTAATATTATTTCTACAAGTGTCATATGTTTCTTTTTTGTTGTATGATGAGTTCAGAACATACATGGTCTCATAATATGGTCATGGAAAAAAGCTTCTTGGTGCATTTATCTTAATTGTTCACTTAAGAAGTGTATTTATGAAagaaattataatttataaaccaTTTGGTGTTGTTTCAAATAGGTTTTTTCTATAAACATTGTCATCTTCATGTTTTTATAAGAGTGAAATATGTGACATGTTAGATAATAAGATTTCTCTAAGTTATATTAGAATGGTCAAATGTTCATATTTATGAACTATATGGTATTGTTTCAAGTAGGTTTTTTTTCTATAGAAATCGACATTTTGATGTTTCTATAAGCATGTAATATGTGACATATAAGATAATAAGATTTCCTTGAGTTATATTATAATGGTCAAACGACATATGACAATCCACCAATTTTTGTCTACAAAGTTTGTAGAGTTATATAGGTTTGAACAAAATGCGGATGGTCATAAATTATTTTATCAATAAGAAAAATTAACTGGATATGCAAGGAAATGGCAAAAAAATTAAAGGTTTTTACTTGATCTATCTTATTTGTTTTCTTTCCAAAGGTTTTTACTTGATCTTTTATATTACTTGGTATTATGAGATGTAACCCAACAAAAAGTATACTTACATCATATTTCATGTAGTAGTATTTTCATCATTCGTATGCGTCCAACTTCTTTTATTTGGAAAAATACAAATGTTTGTAGTCTTTTCGTGTGGCTTCACATTTTAAAACTGTAGACTTGCTGTTTAAAAAAAAGATTGTAAGAACTACAACAATCTTCTTTGTAGACTTCCCACTTTCATTCGTTTATTTAATGatctaaataataatatttaataaattaaaaaatatgatgttaaatgagattgtatgtgtattttttataaaaaaaataatgcgTTTATAGCCATACGTGATTTATCATTCATGTTATGTAATTAAAAATACCACCGGTATATTTTAAAGAAtcttattttaaaatattatacaccggaaattgtaatatatttttgtttgtattattattattattattattattattattattattattattattattattattaaaatccaCACCAATCCAAAAAAATGAATCAACAAAATGTAGTCATCGTTGATTGATGTTTTATAGTCTAATATGCTATATTCCAACCCTCCCTCTAaccaaacatataaataaataaataaaaccctaCCAATTCAAAATgctataaagtattatttattaaGAAAAATATCACGTTTAAATAAGCTAATATAAACAAGTCTTGGAGTTAATTAAATGCCGTCAATGGTGTGGTTTGTATTAATTTCCCATGAAAATATCAGTTATTTAGGGTTGACGGAGTCGGCTTATTTTTATCTCAGGTTTAAGGCGTTATTGAATATCACTTTAAATAACAATTTCGGAGTTCGGATCATGCAAATACTCTAGCCTACAAAATGTTGCCTATTTGGTCTTTGATTGCCGATTTCATGGAAAAAACAGAAAAGCGTAAATTACACGGTTGGTCCCTATGGTTAGGGGTTacttgcacgtttggtccctaggaagattttttaactcggaccatCCCTAAAGCTTAAATTTGTTACCCGCCCAGTCCCTTAAATCTTATTTTGTTGCGTATTTGGTCCATACTAAACataaaaagacaattttacccttatCAATTATATTTCAAATTTTTTTAATGAGAAAAAACATTTAATAAATAAGCCATGTGGGTCCCACCCACCTAATTACTTACGCCTATTTTTCTTGATTGTTATAATATGGTTGACTGCTTCTCCATCTTCAACGCTTACCtactcctccccccccccccccccccctcttcacTACCGATTAAAAAATCTTCCCTCCATCTCCATAGTCGAGTTGCATCTCTTTCGTCCCCCTCTCCACTCCCCACCTGCTTCATTATTGATGGAACCTACCCAACCCTAAAAGTACCCTTTTATGCCCTAACTATTGCTGCAACAATGTGACTCGCGATGGGGATCTCGCCAAGCTGTCGCCTGCACCTTCGTCTCTGCTGTCTCTGTTCTTATGTTTATCCCCATATGCAATTAATACTTCAAACTGTCGTTGGTCTGCATCATCAAGCAATCGTTGCTGCCCTCCATCGTCAATATGATCAAGTGTTGGGGTTGTTGCAGGTTCTGATTAAAATCCTTTAAGTTTGTAGGTTCTAGTTGAAACCCATCGTCTCCGATATCTCCATTTACGATGTCCGGGTTTTACAAATTCTGGTTGAAATCCTTTCATTCTTTGTATGTTCTAGTAATTCTTCAAAAATCTTCAACAAATATACAATAATTTTGTTGAACTGAAGAACCCTAACGTCGATCTGTAGACTACATTCTCTGCTCCGCTTAGCTACATTTGATTTTAGTAGGTTTGTTTCAGGTTCAgatttgatttcattttgattTCGTTAAGTTTTGATTTGGTTTGCTATTAAATATCAAAGTTAAAGAAACAACACATCATGTTGGGAGCTTGAAGATTTCAGAAGGGTGGGTTGAGATGAAGGAATATGATGACCGGAGATGGGTAGATGGTGGCCGAAGTTAGGTACTCTTCATCGTTGTTGGGGAGACGAAGGAAATCAGTAAAGGGTGGGGGTGGGCCCATTGTAAGTTAATAATAATGTAAATAATTgtataaaatgaattaaattacAAAAGAAATAAgtaaagggcaaaatagtctttttatgctTGATAGGGACTAAATGCGTAACAAAAATGTGTATTAGGGaccgtccgagttaaaaaatctttctagggaccaaacgtgcaagtAACCcctaaccatagggaccatccaTGTAATTTACTCAAGAGAAAATTTACAATAACTTGATGAATTGTCGGGGATATAAATAACTTCTATCATGTTGAATTTACTATTGTTTTCATGTATATTTGTAAATTATcctaactttttatttttaattcgtATTGATTTCGTTTATGTTAACATGACTATTATTGATAATTGTTTAGATGTTAACCATTTGCGCAAAATTATTAATCGTTTCTAGAAACAAATTTTTGAAAAAGCTATTCGCACCCGTCGTTTAGCGCGGGTAAActactagtgtatatatatatatatatatatatatatatatatatatatatatatatatatatatatatatatatatatatatatatatatatatatatatatataagtttggttatattttgaataaaagtaaaatgaatattttgaaaatttttgttttaaaatcgATATGTATTCCCATCTATTTATGTATTAAATTCTTCAATCTCTAATTACAATCTTTGGGTATAACTTTGTGACCAAAACtgttttttatcaaatatattctTTAATATATATACCCTTTAATTCATacaattttattttcattttttatacaataatacataaaatttaATCTAGATTTATCAACtatttataataaagtcaaaagtattgaaattttcttttaatttaaataaaaatcaatttatttagattttagtttattttagtagacTGCAGATGTTAAAAACTAAACGCTTTTCTTTCAGACTGCAAACGTTTGATTCATTTCCTCTACTGCAAAATTCTGCAGATATGGTCCGAAGAATACAAACATTTTAACtcataaaaaacaaacaacaccataGTAATTGCTAAAACTTAATATAGCTCCAACTTGGGAAAAGAAAGTTACAAGTAGGCTAGACAAGATGCAAAGAAAGCACTGGTTGAAACGAGTCTTTGACATGTGAAGAGGTGTAAAGGTGATTTTAATCAAAGAAGGAGAAAATGGAATCTACAAACATCCTAAGGCAAGAGAGAAAACAACATGAGCACAGAAAGCATAAGGATGACTATTATCTAATTCCAATGAAAAATAAGGGTATTATGAGGAAATGAGGTACTTATTTTCATTCTTTATTTTATTAAGCTAGTTTGCTCGTGAGGGATGACAATGAAGTGATGTACAATGAGTGTTTATCAAGCGAGTAATTCAAAAGGGCTTTAAGGAGGATAAGGAAAGACAAAACCCCAATTCACTATTACCAAGTGACCATTTCTTTTCTTGGTTTGACTATCGTTATTTAGAACCGCCTCCTTGTGAATGCGTTTTGGATGATGGGACAAAATGTATAAATCTTCATAAAAGAAAGCTTCATAAAAAATGTATAGATAATTTGTATGGGCAAAGAGCCCAAATAGAAAAGAGAGATGACCCAATTGATCAGTTCATACACATAGAAGAATGACTCAATGCACAAACAAACAACCAACAAGCACCGATGTCAAAGCCTGTCACATGGAACATAGTTACTTCTGTTGAGGTTTTGGTTCAGTGTTTATTGAGATTCGGCTGATCATACCTGAAACCCAAACAACATCAGCTGTTTTTCCTTTAAATTTTTAGTTTAAGCCTTAAGTTAAGGGCAACctacaatttttttattttttatttggtttggtttggtttgggCATTTGAGCATCGTCACAATCATTTCCAGGTCATTGTGGTCATGCTAACTCCATGTTAATTCTCTCTATACATATAATAAAGCTGAAAATGCATAATTTACAAAGACACAATGTCAATTGGTCCTTTTTTTGTTTTGAGAAAATTTTGACCAAATCTTCTAAATTTATAAATTCCCAAGTCTTGGCTTTTAACTGTAAAGAACCACTGCATcacatgtgttatgtgtatgtgtatgacaAGGTCAAGGCTTATCATCTTTTTGTTCCAAAATATAATTTCACAAGACTTGTTCTTACCATCTATATAATATGCATACATGACAAGGACCTCTCATCATTCATCATTCATCCTATTCTAATTCtacataaattaattaaaataaaatggtGTACAACTAATTATTTCAAACTAATCGGTCTTACCAAGCCCAATATCAGGCTCTTATTTTGTCCTTTCCTCTGTTTATTCAACACTTATAGGTCTCAATAAAACCAAGTCTTTTGGGAAAATTTCAACAAAGCAACCTCCTCCTACTTAATAACCCATTGTCATCCTCACAAATTATTGGTGCTTTTAGCATACACAATCTCTTTTTTTTTCCTGTCATTAAACAAACTTCACCATATTTTTGTAAACCTAAATGTTACAATTTTTACGAAACCGGGTTAGAATATTAGACTAGAATAAAAATACATCTCGGGAATATTACGAAAGATTTGCTGATGTTGATTTCAACAGCTAATAATCTAAAAAGAAACTGCCAATTCACCAAGTCAACAGCTAATATCCATGCACTTGCTAAAAATGGAAACTTAATAATTAGGTGATACTGAACTGCATATCAGGCATCAACCATATCCTACTTCTTTTGTTGAAGATTTTATCATAACAAGTAGTTTAAATGTCGTCTTCATGCTAACAAAAATAGTTAGGGCTCAAATGAAAGATCAAGTTCCTATATCTCTTTGTAGTGTATGCTTGTACTACAGTTTATGTATAGGGTACAAATCCTAAAGCATCGAATATGCCTTAATATGGGGGTGAAAGATACGTGAAAGAAAGCAAAAAACAGCTAATCATAGCTTTGACATGGCTCTTGTGAATTAAAAAATGACTCTAAATTTGGGAGGGAATAAGAGTACTATAGGATTCAATTTAATATTTCCAACTAGTAAAAAAGGGGTGAAAGGTGCTTGAAAGAAAGCAAAAAATCAAAGCTTTGACATGGCTCTTATGAATATAAAACTTGGGAGGGAATAAAATTATTATAGGATTTACTAGAAAGGCCTGCAAAGTCTCCAGATGGCAGCAGCCCGAGACTCCTGTTTTTTCCTCCTGCCTTCAACTTCATGTCATCTATATGAATACTACAAACAGAGAAAGacaaaaattattttaaacaATTCAATTTTTTATAATCAGATATATGTATTCAAGTAACCAAAAACCCTCTAACCATTGATCATGAATCACACAAGAAGAAAAGAAAACCAGCATGGATGTAACTCTCCCTCCTCCTCTCATGATTTCTCAGGGCTTTCTTCCAACCGATTCTTTGTTAGAATCACTTATCCAAATCTCAAATGAAGTAACAACCATAGAGAAAATCCCAATCACACAATCCAAAAACGTCTCAACAATGATAAGAAGGATCAAACTTCTTTCATCACTGTTCGAAGAGATTCAAGAAACAAACACTCAACTCCCACCTTCTTCCATCTTGTGTTTGACGGAGCTCTATTCTGTTATTCGGAGGGTGAAATCATTGATACAAGCGTGTGAACAAGGTAGCTGTTTATGGAACCTTGTTCGAGCAGAAAGCATTTCGAATCAGTTTCATGTGATTGTAAAAGAAATGAGTAGGGCTTTAGATATCTTACCTCTCAGCTTGTTGAAGATAGGCGCAGACACAAGGGAGCAAGTGGAGCTTCTTCATAGGCAAGTCAAACGAGTTGACTTGATGACCGATTCTAAAGAGGTTCAAAGAAGAGAGGAGCTTCTTCAAGTGATGATGGCTAGTACTAAAAGTAAAAGCAGGAGTAAAGCCGTCATTGATTTTGAGAAACTCAAAGTGATTATGACTCGAATCGGCTTGAAAACGCCGTTCGATTACGAAGAGGAGATTTCAAAACTCGAGGCGGAAGCGGAAAAGCAAGCGGGAACCGGTGGACTCATTGTGGTTTCCAACATTAACAATCTAATTTCGCTTGTTTCATTGTCGAAATCGATCGTTTTCAGTAAACACGACCATGCAATAGCCCAAGAGGAGGATAAAAATTCCCAGAGTCGACGTTATTCGTTTTCTCAATCGATGGTGATCAACATTCCAGACGAATACCGTTGCCCGATTTCCCTCGATTTAATGCGGGACCCGGTAATTGTAGCATCAGGCCACACATACGACCGTGTCTCAATTGCACAGTGGATTAACTCTGGGCACCACACGTGTCCCAAAAGTGGGAAGCGGCTGATCCACATGGCACTCATTCCAAACTACGCGCTCAAAAGCTTGATTCACCAATATTGTGATGAAAACAACTTACCCGTGGATGAAAATGCTCCCGCAACTTCATCGACTCAtagttttgagaaaaaccctagTGTGAAGCGGAAACTACCTGAAAAGGCAATTGATCATATTTCTGCCACCAAATCCGCCATGGATGCGGTTAAAATGACAGCGGAATTTTTGGTGGGAAAACTAGCGATGGGTTCGGTTGATATCCAGAGGCAAGCGGCGTATGAGTTGAGATTGCTAGCGAAAACCGGGATGGATAACCGGAGGTTAATTTCAGAGGCGGGAGCGATTCCTTTTCTGGTAACGTTACTTTCGTCGCATGACCCGAGAATTCAAGAGCATGCAGTCACGACACTTCTAAACCTTTCGATATTTGAAAACAATAAGCTGTTGATAGTGGCGGCAGGAGCGTTAGACAGTATAGTAGACGTATTGGGTTCTGGTAAAACAATGGAGGCAAGAGAAAATGCAGCAGCGGCTATATTTAGCTTATCGCTAATTGATGATTATAAAGTGGTTATCGGGAGTCGTCCGAAAGCTATTCCTTATTTGATTGGGTTGTTGAAAGATGGAACTACAACCGGGAAAAGAGATGCAGCAACTGCATTGATTAATCTTGCGGTTTACAGTGTAAATAAAGTGAATGTGGTTGTTTCAGGGGCAATACCTGTTTTGATTGATTTGTTGATGGATGATAAGGCGGGAATCACTGATGACGCGCTTGCGGTGCTTTCGTTGCTGTTGGGGTGTTGTGAGGGACGTGATGAAATACGAAAGAGTAAGGTTTTGGTTCCGATTTTGATTGATCTTTTAAGGTTTGGATCTCCGAAAGGAAAGGAGAATTCCATTACTCTGTTATTGGGGCTTTGTAAAGATGGTGGTGATGAAGTCGCTAGAAGATTGCTGATGAATCCAAGGAGTATACCATCTCTTCAAAGCTTGGCTGCTGATGGATCCATGAAGGCTCAGAGAAAGGCAGATGCTTTGCTTAGATTGCTCAACAGATGCTGCTCACAGTCGTATAGGAATccttttgaataaaaaaaaacacataCAGAGATCGTTTGATTTGAATTAATGGAAATGTAAATTCATGAAGATGACATAAATGAAGTTGTTATTTTACCTGTTTTGAATGCACGCCTTGTTTTTATTTGCCCTTCCTAATTCATAGTTAGACATAAATCATCTCCTGCAAATAATCTTACGTGTACATGATATGATATGAATAACCCTCGGAACTTCGAATAACTGTATTTCATGTGATATACATTTACCAGTTTTtacaaataatttacaattaagATAAAAGAATAATACATGAGATGAGACCCTACTGGTCAAACTAGGCTCATAcagcatacatatatatatatatatatatactaatattaCAACGATAACTGGGTTGAAGGGAAGGGGGGGTTTAACTTGTGTTCAACCAACCACACACACAGAGGTGAAAGGTGAAAGGTGAAAGGGATGAGGTTCTTCTGTGAACGATGATTCTCAAAAGGTAAACAATCTCATGATCCCTCCTCTAACTCCACCAGTTCCAATTGAATATGTCCGTCATTCAGCATGTACTTCCAGAACCAGCTTCCACTATCCATAAATTCCTTTTTAATAGGATTTAAATCTATGGATAGACCTGAACCAAATGTTTACACACACAGGTGTAAGTTGCAGGACATATAGAAGCAATGTATTATTGATGATCCCACACAAACTTAAATTATTAAAGCTTTCAAGAGAACCTGAAGTTCCAGATGTGACCCTCATCTTGTAGCCATCTGGGACTTGAAACAAATGATTTCCCTGCATCAAGGAAGACAAAGAGGGAGGGAAATTGGATCATGAAGATATGAATAGATGAGTAGAAAAGGGTAACAGCAATTATCTAAGTCTAACCTCAATGTTAACATCAACAGCTTCAAATTCAGCATTTCCATGCAATATGACTTTTAGTGACTCAAACCGCTCAACATCATGCTTCCAATATAGATTTTTATCTGAACTCCAGTCTATTCCCTTATTCCATATTTTCACATTCTCTAACTTGCATCGTGCACACCTACATTACATACATGAACAAGCATATCATATTCTCTTACTTACTCCATATAGTATAAGTATATTACCTGTGGCCATAttctagtatagactcatgattTTTGTCAATATGAGATCCCATGACATTTTCGGCCACGACTATCAAACTCCCATCAAGCTGAGATCAAAAGAG containing:
- the LOC111879895 gene encoding U-box domain-containing protein 1, translating into MDVTLPPPLMISQGFLPTDSLLESLIQISNEVTTIEKIPITQSKNVSTMIRRIKLLSSLFEEIQETNTQLPPSSILCLTELYSVIRRVKSLIQACEQGSCLWNLVRAESISNQFHVIVKEMSRALDILPLSLLKIGADTREQVELLHRQVKRVDLMTDSKEVQRREELLQVMMASTKSKSRSKAVIDFEKLKVIMTRIGLKTPFDYEEEISKLEAEAEKQAGTGGLIVVSNINNLISLVSLSKSIVFSKHDHAIAQEEDKNSQSRRYSFSQSMVINIPDEYRCPISLDLMRDPVIVASGHTYDRVSIAQWINSGHHTCPKSGKRLIHMALIPNYALKSLIHQYCDENNLPVDENAPATSSTHSFEKNPSVKRKLPEKAIDHISATKSAMDAVKMTAEFLVGKLAMGSVDIQRQAAYELRLLAKTGMDNRRLISEAGAIPFLVTLLSSHDPRIQEHAVTTLLNLSIFENNKLLIVAAGALDSIVDVLGSGKTMEARENAAAAIFSLSLIDDYKVVIGSRPKAIPYLIGLLKDGTTTGKRDAATALINLAVYSVNKVNVVVSGAIPVLIDLLMDDKAGITDDALAVLSLLLGCCEGRDEIRKSKVLVPILIDLLRFGSPKGKENSITLLLGLCKDGGDEVARRLLMNPRSIPSLQSLAADGSMKAQRKADALLRLLNRCCSQSYRNPFE